Proteins from a single region of Ailuropoda melanoleuca isolate Jingjing chromosome 15, ASM200744v2, whole genome shotgun sequence:
- the DEPDC4 gene encoding LOW QUALITY PROTEIN: DEP domain-containing protein 4 (The sequence of the model RefSeq protein was modified relative to this genomic sequence to represent the inferred CDS: inserted 2 bases in 2 codons; deleted 2 bases in 2 codons; substituted 8 bases at 8 genomic stop codons) yields the protein MTPALLSRRLKASSGDSGLSDLLPGAPRSPSPASRGRPPSRPAAGRPVTRQQSPPLRALGRPTLARGRGYEPGEEPDRELVAVPLTPRFRILGGQSRLRGPGPSGQSFVSPNVAFCRKTRTGCSGPFQSTQLWDGIIHSLQTQVEIKWIHHLXTSXDCLTDSVAVDVVLSHLILNMCLSSNDTSLLKGACLCHILMNHKAFEPVGMKLFKNEKELESEVSNSSLYRFLGNKSSYIFCERRKGFWEWLPEILCGNKEYEMISNPLAQEISEERIEESIHTMSGNTALPPNIIVDKPVLSLSKEGVWKQQTLLCIFLLIHLPFLENILEPPVKTQNLQLSKVEDLILSNTCLDKEVIPSLCLPEADNWFINAAIKCLXYFPDELXLQLLSSXYKTEKTRLSIRKILFDVIVKYCNQERDCLFTDEYSDIQSGIIELLENEKRTEAFGATXLYLRLLLHNIREELXXPLTFMAIVSEPNTHKLQKQYDNKTVVLKTLIKAVLQMRSLLKVWTEQLVRFLLEYHSELFKTPVTLLDLVXKKPPKLLHAEDPDAIXGRADTNNTYTSRPEVTEDFMWEKHKKFGTWYALILSYYYIVI from the exons ATGACTCCGGCCCTGCTCTCCCGTCGCCTCAAGGCCTCTTCGGGGGACTCGGGCCTCTCGGATCTGCTCCCCGGAGCTCCCCGCTCCCCCAGCCCGGCCTCGCGCGGGCGCCCACCGTCCCGGCCCGCAGCCGGCAGGCCCGTCACCAGGCAACAGTCACCACCTCTAAGGGCCTTGGGAAGGCCTACTCTGG CTCGGGGGCGGGGTTACGAGCCAGGGGAGGAACCCGATCGCGAGCTGGTGGCGGTTCCTTTGACCCCG CGGTTCCGTATCCTTGGCGGCCAGAGCCGGCTTCGCGGGCCAGGACCGAGCGGGCAGAGTTTTGTGAGCCCTAACGTTGCCTTCTGCCGGAAAACGAGGA caggatgCTCTGGTCCTTTTCAATCTACTCAGCTATGGGATGGTATTATTCACTCCCTTCAGActcaagttgaaataaaatggATACATCATTTATGAACAAGCTAAG ACTGTTTAACTGATTCTGTTGCCGTTGATGTAGTATTAAgtcatcttattttaaatatgtgtctAAGTAGTAATGACACCTCTCTTCTTAAAGGAGCTTGTCTTTGCCACATTCTAATGAATCATAAAGCATTTGAACCAGTAGGaatgaagctatttaaaaatgaaaaggaattagAATCTGAAGTTTCAAACAGTAGTCTCTACAGGTTTCTAGGCAATAAATCATCTTATATTTTttgtgaaagaagaaaaggattctGGGAATGG CTCCCTGAAATCCTTTGTGGAAATAAGGAAT ATGAAATGATTTCAAATCCTCTAGCACAAGAGATTAGTGAGGAAAGAATAGAGGAATCTATTCATACAATGAGTGGGAATACGGCTTTACCTCCAAATATCATAGTTGACAAACCTgttctttcactttcaaaagaag GTGTTTGGAAACAGCAGACattgctatgtattttttta ctgattcaCCTTCcattcttggaaaatattttggagcCTCCTGTTAAAACACAAAATCTTCAATTAAGTAAAGTGGAGGATCTTATTCTCTCAAACACTTGTCTGGACAAAGAGGTTATTCCAAGCTTATGTCTACCTGAG gCTGACAACTGGTTTATTAATGCAGCAATTAAATGTT GATACTTCCCTGACGAATTATAGTTGCAGTTACTCAGCAGTTAgtacaaaacagaaaagacaagatTGAGTATACGGAAGATACTCTTTGATGTCATAGTAAAATACTGTAATCAAGAGAGAGATTGCCTATTCACTGATGAGTACTCTGACATTCAGTCAGGAATCATTgaactttt agaaaatgagaaaagaacagaagcatTTGGAGCAACGTAACTGTATCTAAGATTATTACTGCACAACATTAGAGAAGAGTTATGATAGCCACTTACCTTCATGGCTATTGTATCAGAACCTAACACCCACAAGTTACAAAAACag TATGATAACAAAACAGTGGTCCTGAAAACTCTTATCAAAGCAGTTTTGCAAATGAGATCATTATTAAAAGTATGGACAGAACAACTAGTTCGGTTTTTATTGGAGTATCACTCTGAGCTATTCAAG ACTCCAGTTACTTTACTGGATCTGG GTAAGAAACCTCCGAAGCTTCTACATGCAGAAGATCCAGATGCCATATGAG GTAGGGCTGATACTAATAATACCTACACATCTAGACCTGAGGTTACTGAAGACTTTATGtgggaaaaacacaaaaagtttGGTACATGGTATGCACTCATTTTAAGCTACTACTATATTGTTATTTGA